In the genome of Pyrobaculum islandicum DSM 4184, the window GCGTGGTTCCGCGTCGCCGACCCGGCCCTCTTTGTGACCCAGGTGGTGGGGGGCCAGAATATATACACCACGGAGGACCTCCAGAAGTTTCTCAGAGGCTACTTCAACGAGCTCCTAATGGCCGAGCTCTCCCGCCAGTCCATATTCACCATATACGGCAACCTCGACCAAGTCAGCTTTATCGTTAAAAACGCCATAGACCCCCACTTCAGGAGGCTAGGCCTGGAGCTGGTAGACGTCAGGTTTGAAGGCCTAGACGTGACCGACCAGGTGTGGAGAGACCGCCTCTTCTTCATCAGAGCCACGGGGGTAAACCCCGCCGAGTATCTGAGGATGGAGACCGTGCAGAAGGCCGCGGCGGAGTTGGGCAAAAGCCCCGGGGCGGCCGCCGGGACGGGCATAGTCCTCATACCGCCCCTCCTCTGGCCTCAGCAACAAGCCGCGCCGCCGCCCCAGCCGGCGCAGCCCGCCGCTCAGCAGGGCGTGGTCTGCCCCCAGTGTGGGTATGTCAACCCGCCGGGGGCTAAATACTGTATAAACTGCGGCTATATGCTGGGTAAGAAGTGCCCCCAGTGCGGCTACGTAAATCCGCCGGAGGCCAAGTTCTGTATGAACTGTGGAGCCAAGTTATGACGCCTGGCGAGAGGGCTGCCGCCTTGGCTACACTCGCCTTCGGCCTCTACCTAATAGCGGCGTCGCTAGGCGCCGCCCCGCTGGCTTTAAATATAGCCGTCGGGCTCCCTCTGGCCGTCTTTGGAGTAGTCTACGCCGCGTTTGGAGGAAGTAGAGAGGCCCTCCTCTGGGGCGGCGTGTTGGCCATAGCGGGGGTCGCCACGGCGGCTGGCGGAGCGGCCTCTCCCCTCTTAGTCGCTGGGGTGGCGCTTGTTTTTATCTCGCTTTTTGCACTTTTAGCCGGGCGGAGATGACGCTTTTCTTAGCTATTGGAGGCGGCGGAGATGTAATAATGGCGGCGGCTATCGCCGGAGACGACGCAGTTGGCCAAATACCCTGGGAGAGGTATGTAGTAGATCCCACGCCGGGGCCTGTGCCTCCAGACGCGTTGCGGGAGGTGGTTGAGTTAGGCGGGGGGCTTTACTTAGCTACGCCTAGGAGTTACGTAGAGAGAGGCGGCAGGAGGTTTAAAACCCAGGGCATGTGCGCCGCGGGGGCTCTGGGAAAATCTATCTATATTGTAGACCCGTATAGAAAACCCTCTGAGTTAGCCAAGGCCCTGGCGCGTTTTGGCAAAGTCGTGGGCGTAGACGTCGGCGGAGACGTACTGGGGGTCGGCTGTGAGGAGTCGTTGGGGAGCCCGCTGGCAGACGCCTATGGCTTGGCTGTGTTGGCTAAACTGGCTGAGGCCGGCGCCGCCGCCGAGCTGTTAGTGATGTCTCCTGGGGCAGACGGAGAGCTCGACAGGAGGTATATAATGCAGAGAGTTGCCGAAGTGGCAAGAGAAGGCGGCTTACTTGGCGTAGTTGGCCTCTCTAGAGAGCAAGCCGCGGTTTTAGAAAGACTTGTAGAGAGGTGTGTCACAGAGGCGTCGGCCGTCGCCCTGAGGGCTCTCCGCGGCGAGTATGGCGTTTATACATTGAGGGGCGGCCTTAGGAGAGTTGAAGTAGATATATGCGCCGCAGTGGGCCTCCGGCTTGAGCCTAGAGTCTTGTTGAAGTTTAACCGCGCGGCGAGGGTAATATACGAGGGAGATCTGCCCATAGACAAGGCTGCAGACGTCCTTTTAGAAGAGGGGATCCCCACTGAGTTACATTTAGAGAGACTTTTGGCAAGCGGGCTTGAGCCCCGGCAGGCGATAGAGGAGTTGAGAAAATACAAGAGGTGTTAAGCCTTGGCGGTCTGGGCGGCTTTTGTCTCTCTAAGCACTTGTCTATATCTATCTTCGTTAAAGGGGCCTGCGGAGACGGCGGCGGACTCTATAGAAACTGTGAGCGCTAGCCTCTGGCCGTATACAGTGATATTTAAATAGGCGGTTCCCGCCGTCTTTAAAGGCACTCCATTTACTTCACATATCTTTGTCGTATATACGCCTGTGCCATTCCCAGCGAGATTTCCCAAAATCTGGGCCACGGCCTCTTGTGATATACGGCCGCGCTCCTCTACTTCAACCCCGCCGTAGCCTAAATATGTACAAGGCCCCTTCTCAACTCTAGACGTTTCAACTCCCCTCAGTAGATAAATCGTAGAGTAATTGGCCGGCCTGACTTCAGTTTGACACTGCCCCCCTGCGCAAGTTACAATATAGGCGACCCTCCCCTCTGTTGCAACTTTAAACACAAGTTTGATGGGGCCGTGCGGCGGGACAGTTGCATAAAGCTCGCCGAAGCTATAATTGCCGAG includes:
- a CDS encoding SPFH domain-containing protein: MPQVIQWVNPKEGEIIWRYPVDRIEWGAQLIVEEWQAAVFMRDGKVYDVFRAGRHTLTTLNLPLLTQALSRVAGFDKSPFVAVVIYVSLKQHQLPFGGRGQTAELAPIQFYGSAWFRVADPALFVTQVVGGQNIYTTEDLQKFLRGYFNELLMAELSRQSIFTIYGNLDQVSFIVKNAIDPHFRRLGLELVDVRFEGLDVTDQVWRDRLFFIRATGVNPAEYLRMETVQKAAAELGKSPGAAAGTGIVLIPPLLWPQQQAAPPPQPAQPAAQQGVVCPQCGYVNPPGAKYCINCGYMLGKKCPQCGYVNPPEAKFCMNCGAKL
- a CDS encoding DUF1152 domain-containing protein, yielding MTLFLAIGGGGDVIMAAAIAGDDAVGQIPWERYVVDPTPGPVPPDALREVVELGGGLYLATPRSYVERGGRRFKTQGMCAAGALGKSIYIVDPYRKPSELAKALARFGKVVGVDVGGDVLGVGCEESLGSPLADAYGLAVLAKLAEAGAAAELLVMSPGADGELDRRYIMQRVAEVAREGGLLGVVGLSREQAAVLERLVERCVTEASAVALRALRGEYGVYTLRGGLRRVEVDICAAVGLRLEPRVLLKFNRAARVIYEGDLPIDKAADVLLEEGIPTELHLERLLASGLEPRQAIEELRKYKRC